One Salmo trutta chromosome 26, fSalTru1.1, whole genome shotgun sequence DNA window includes the following coding sequences:
- the rab4b gene encoding ras-related protein Rab-4B, with amino-acid sequence MSETYDFLFKFLVIGSAGAGKSCLLHQFIETKFKQDSNHTIGVEFGSRVVNVGGKTVKLQIWDTAGQERFRSVTRSYYRGAAGALLVYDITSRETYNALTNWLTDARTLASPNIVIILCGNKKDLDADREVTFLEASRFAQENELMFLETSALTGENVEEAFLKTARNILNKIESGELDPERMGSGIQYGDSSLRQLRQPRGSTAQTKQQCNC; translated from the exons ATGTCTGAAACATACG ACTTCCTGTTTAAGTTCCTGGTCATTGGTAGTGCTGGGGCAGGGAAATCTTGCCTCCTGCACCAGTTCATTGAGACAAAGT TCAAGCAGGACTCCAACCACACCATCGGGGTCGAGTTTGGGTCCAGGGTGGTCAACGTCGGGGGTAAGACGGTTAAACTACAGATCTGGGACACAGCCGGACAGGAGCGCTTCAG GTCTGTGACTCGTAGCTACTACCGTGGAGCGGCAGGGGCTCTGCTCGTCTATGACATCACAAG CCGGGAGACGTACAACGCCCTGACCAACTGGCTGACAGACGCACGGACGCTGGCCAGCCCCAACATCGTCATCATCCTGTGCGGGAATAAGAAGGACCTGGACGCGGACCGAGAGGTCACCTTCCTCGAGGCGTCCCGCTTCGCACAGGAGAACG AGCTGATGTTCCTGGAGACCAGCGCTCTGACAGGGGAGAATGTGGAGGAGGCCTTCCTCAAAACTGCCCGGAACATCCTCAACAAGATAGAGTCAG GTGAGTTGGACCCAGAACGGATGGGTTCAGGTATCCAGTATGGAGATTCTTCTCTGAGGCAGCTGAGACAGCCCAGAGGTTCCACCGCACAGACCAAGCAGCAGTGTAACTGCTAG